Genomic DNA from Salvia miltiorrhiza cultivar Shanhuang (shh) chromosome 1, IMPLAD_Smil_shh, whole genome shotgun sequence:
cacactaaaTATATCTATTATTATGAAGTGGAGTAAAAAGAAGGATTGGGCAGCTCGGACTTCTTTTTCATGTTGATCAAGTAAAAATTGCCCAACATACAAAATACGTGAAAAGAACGTAATAgggtgaatatatatatatatttttcatccatcaaagtgaacaaatctttataaatttatcaattaatcaTATGTACATCATTTTCATGTCGTGGAATTCGTAGTCTCTATTTTCAATTAGATAAACTCTGGTTCATGTACAATAACCATCAAACCATATAGAAAAGGTAAATCATACTTGAAAAAGTATATTACTATAACTTTTCAAAGTCGAAATTTCGTGCATGTAACCCAAACATAACATATAACAACGAAACATATTTCAATGGGTAAGAAACTTTTTCTTCAATTACTATGTCAGGCATTAAAATCATCACGAGGGAAACGAGAAACCATTATTGATAATCTTttatcttaaaaataaaaactcaagACATAACATATATAGCACTCATTAATTATATTAGTAAGATTGAAGTCAATATTGGTTGCACATTAAGAATAATCACAATTTCCTCTTAAAAGCACACACAAGTTGTGacaatatttgaatttgtaagATTGTTAAACTAGTTGTTGGTCTTGAATTACCAAAATACCCCTACCCAACACTCATATCTCATAGTAGAGCCGGTTTATATGACCACGTAACTGAAGCATGCCGGAATTCATACAATATACTCTGCACATATGATATCATGAATGACTCCAAATTCAATTTTTGtgacttaaatttaatttgtagcTGCATTCATGTACCTATCCTAATTCAAAATTAAACCATTTTTAGATAACTAGATTCCAAATTTGGCATCCTCCTTCAGACCACCAAACTACTAATCCTCAAGTCAACTGTGATGCACTAACCATGATATTCTATTAAATGCTGCACgatttaatttttattccaATTTATgggtggaaaaaaaatattatttaatactaTGTTGACCTCAAAATGGGACTTTTTTGGCAGTTTGAGCAGTTGGAAcagcaataaaataaaattcgcATGATTAATGAACCTGCCGTAAGcatattttgtaattttgttgGTGATTAATGTAGGTTAATTATGCTTCGAATAAAAACTGTTTATATTGGAATATATGgttgaatatttattttaaaattaggtTGATTGTTTTTTTGGAGAAAATTAGGTTGATTGTTATTAACTTATTATTGGTGATTGTAGGTTATGCATGCTTGGGAATACAAACTGATTATATTGGAATATattgactatttattttaaaattaggtGGAGTTTTTATTCAATTATGTATACGTTTCAATATATATGTTATTAATATTATGATCCTATCTTAGCAATCTGATCTATTTTACAGTAGATTTAATTACATCTCCAATACTTGTTCTAAATTGTGCTCtagaaaatgaatattttagtttttttttttataatcttaatAGTATGtaaagttaattaaattaatgcCAAAAAGGAACCCCAGTCTAACAAACTTCTCCGACCCTAATAAATTTTGAGTCCTCTCacgtcaatatatatatatatagggagaggttcaagaaagaaccataaataaaagaagaccggagaaccattttcagccattcgatcatcaagatctacggtggatgcatcatcttgttggatgaatgcagatcctgggttcgaatcctgaagggagcattttttttaatttttttagtgcattaattttaacagcgaatgcattaatttttacagtggatgcattagatttgatggttctcccgttctcacaaataatgtagttctctctagaaccacaccatatatatatatatatatatatatatatatatatattaaaatataaattaagaatcaTTTTCGGTTTTTAGATGGAAAAGATTTTTTTCATGCTTTCTACTAAATGAATTTATGACCGTAAGGGGGTGAGAATTCTATTTTTTctaattcatcattttcataGCGAATTTATAATGTTTGATCgagatatattttataatttttgattgataaatttatcatgaaaaaaatgaGGAATAATAGAATTTTCTCCCATTTGAATATCTTCCTTTTCCCTAATTTTCTACAAATTAAAGTACTGAATTCACCATTTCTTAATTATATATTCCTTCTTTTTCACCCCAAtaaggaataatattatccctcaatttttggtgtgataatattattcctcattGGAATGAAAAGGATGaatgaaaaaaatgatgaaattctcttttattaaaaatgaaggaaaagaaagatgatcatttaaagagagaattttgtattatttttcactttctcacgataaatttatcaattaacgataacacaccatatatatatatatatatattatttgtgGCCATACTTGGAGCTGTAATCATTTTCTATTATCCTATCAAGTTGGATTAACTTTAATTAAGTTAGATTAAAATGGAATAAACATGTTGTCATCGATTCATGAATGTGATCTTATACTATATCCTTACTATTTACATGTAACCTCATAGATGTAAGTACTATTGGATTAAATTCCGGATAAGAATGATATATAAAAGTGCCGGACACTAAATAAACACGTCGAACTCAAATTCCATTTGggaattatttaaaaaaaatatatatattttttatcttGCTTAATATCTTGAATCTTAAAAAGTTGAGATTTAATTTGAAAAGACTAGCTAGTCACACGATGTATAGTGCAAAGTGACTACAAGAATTGAATTCGAAGAACATAAACCTTCTTATTGATTGGACTAGAAAGCTTTGTTATCAATGAATTATGCGAAATTGTCACGTCCAAGCATTATATTCATTTCATGTGCCATAAATAATGATTTGGAAATACTAATAGATTTTAAACTCTAATATCTCTCATATGTTCCACACTGCGAATGAGGCCGCGCATAGTCTGGCGCAGCATGCGCGTAGCATTGAGCATAAGAAACTAGGTAGGTTTGGACGAGTGCTTAGCCTCGTTGGTTGAAGGTCATTGTATGCAATGATCTTGATAATATTAATTACACACCTTCcgtctaaaaaaaattgtagtatTGTCGTTATTGGgaaatttaaatttgtaatttttttgtacTTTTGTATATTTTGCTACTAAGATGTGTTAATTAAACAATTACACTACTGATTTGTGCCTCCAATAATACATTATTACATaatatatactccttccgtcccactataagtgagactctttctattttggttgtCCCGccataagtgagactcttttctttttgggtaaaatTTTTACCCTTTcacaccttttcactttttcacatactcataaaatacacatttcttaattatCATGTCCAAAAAAAGGGTCTCATTTATAGtggaacggagagagtaatatattTACGTACAAAAGACAATTTCCCACTTTGAAGAGTTGGGGGGTGGGCagttaaaatttcaattttagaGGCAACTCAAGTTAAATTGGTTTTGTTTTTGAACTATGGTAAATAAAAAGTTTCCAAATGCATGAAAACAAGAATTCAGAACATCTCATCTCACTACGACGACAGATTCatgaatatttattattgataatGTTGTGCTATATATTCTTGCTTCTTTTTAATCGATTAAGCATAAAATAGCAAGTTTTAATTAGGGAAAATGCATTGAACAGCATCTGGTATGAGGTTCCACATTGAAGAAATGTTGAAATAATGAGGAAGAAGAATTATGAGAGACAATAGCTATGAAATGGTGTCATATCAAAAGAAATCTTTCGAAGCTTGATATGATAATTGATAAGAAAACTATATGCAAATTTGATTCCACTTTATCCGACAAGTATATGTCTTGTGCTTTGTagactcacacacacaccacACGCACTCTACGTGACACTTACTTAATATTCCAAAGTCTAATGTTGCTTAGATTTTAGTGGTACTGTTGTCGGTATTGCTGGCAAAATCGGCTTAGCGCGTTCGAATTTAGAGTTGGGTTGAGTTcgataaagaaaaataaaggttTACGTGCATAAAAAACCCGTCCAATCAGCTCGTTGGGTCGATTGGGCTCCGAGATTatagtatcattttattttctatctaattattttattatcgtTCCGACTTCTTTATATTCTCTTCATACTTCCTGTAAAATCATTTATTCATCTCAAAGAATTGATTTGTTCAAGGAAGATTCAAATGTAATTGATGTTGAATATATCGTAAAATCATTTCTTCATCTCAAAGAATCAAATTGTTCAAGGAAAATTCAATGTAATTGATGTTGAATAATATGTCGAGTGATGTTGatatttactaatttattattaggattttaaatttgtttaaatattttgaattgTTATCTAATGATACTAATATATGCAAGAGAGAAATATTGGAACTTTAATTTTATTGCTTAACTTCTCTAGAGAAGTTTTCTCCAATTCATTCTTTCGACACCATTTTGTATCAAACCAAACTACTAATTAAACTTATTTGTTAATAGAGAAAGTCTTCATCGCTTCAATCTTTTCGAAGCaacaattttgtatcaattattAACCAAATTAACTAATAACTAATactataaattttcaaatattttagtAAATTGTATATTACTCGCATACtcaaaaattaaactaaaagtGTATGGATAATTCACTAATGTCGCAATGCTATGTCTTTTTGGGTTGAGGGGACATAGATTTTACAAGATCGTGATGAACTTGAATCTGAAATATTTAACTATACACATTAATTACTCTATCTCAAGATCAACGCAAACACATCACAATACTATGTACTACATCCGTCACACTttaataggctcgtttttctttttgagatgTCTCACTAGAATAGATTCGtttttattttgagtaaaaagAAAGTATTTATTTGTAAGCAAAAGACAACACGAACTAATTATCCATTTAAACACACCTACACCCAAGTGCCAGATATAGAAAATATTTACATTATAATTAATGGAAcaagccaatttttttaatataaaactTAGGAAAAATATGAAAGGCTATACTATAATCAAACGCTCAAAACTAGATAACGGCGGAGAAGGGCTTTGTGGAAGGGCCCAAATTAGTGGAATTTTTGGCTAAATATTCATAAAAAACCATCAATGAATTGGCCCAATAAGCCCAATAATactaggttttttttttttttttttttttttttttttttttttttaaagaaggcCCAATAATACTAGTTAATTTGGAGACCATCCATATCATGATTAGCAGGCAATTAGTTTGTATATATACAATTAGTTTGTATATATACAAACTATTAACTCTAATTAAATACTCCCCCcctcccacgaatcttgacccgttaattattaccttatttgaaaatgtgtcaaaattcgtgggacagagggagtaccacattgtaataaataaaaattaatgacaCTTTTTCGAAATTTCATACACTATAAGTCTATAATGGTACCCCACTCTCATATTTCATTAATATTAaacaaattatataatattcttcaaatttatatgtagttattttattttgcttCTATTTATTATTCCACCTCACATTcacaaacatataaaaaaaaggttTTTAGATGCTTCAAATTAAAAAGCACTAAAAGAAGGCTAATCCCATTTGAAactaattgaaatttaaaatcctCTATAAACCCTGAGAAGAAAGGGCCTAATCCATATCCTAATCTCAGTCTTCAAGTATGATATTGGTATTGATTTTGATGTTGTAGGGAAGGACGCAAGCAATTTCCGCGTGTTTAAACAATTTGAGCACGCAAACTTCCAAGCTCGGAGATACTCAATTTTTATCTGCTTTCTCGCTCTAGATctcgctttctctctctctctctctctttcgttTTCCCCAAATTCAGCAGCTTCGGCTTTTTTGGAATTGTCGTAGAAATTATGTCCGACGCTTTGATCAACGGCCTCGCCGGTGCCGGCGGTGGAATTATCGCTCAGCTCATTACGTATCCTCTCCAAACGGTAAGGTTTTTTGGGTTTTCATTTCATAACCTTCCTTGTTACTGGCACATTTCTTTGATTCACTTTAAATTTAAGCTTTTGGTTGAGGTATTGGATATGGTGAAGTGAGTATGTTGATGATCCTTCGTTTTGTTAGGTAAATACTCGGCAGCAAACAGAGAGGGATCCGAAGAAGGAGAGGAGGAAAATTGGGACTTTGGAGCAAATGTATCAGGTCCTCTCTCCTCCGGCCCAGTTTCATGCTATTGACCTTCTCAATCGAGTGCATAATGGAACCTTGTGATCATATGCAGGTCGTAAAGCAAGAAGGGTGGGATCGGCTGTATGGAGGATTAGCTCCGTCTCTCGTCGGCACTGCTACGTCTCAGGtcagcctttttttttttttttcagcttATCCTTTTTCGTTGGTTCAATTGCTTGTATTTTTGGCGTGATCATGTCTAgcttttctaatttttttgtttttaattgttAGTACAGAATAGACGTAGAAAAGGAGCTAATTTTCTTGCATATCTTGAAGAGAATTATATTTGATTAACTTTGGGaaattagttatttatttacCGTTCATGGAAATTAGGTATTATTGAAACTGAAAGGGCTGCAAATTGTTGATTTGGGCCTTGTTTGTAGAGTATTAAATGTATAACTTATATCAGTTGCCAACCTATGATGCAGCGTTAAAGCGATATTTAAAGATCTACGAAAAGTCTAAAATATAAGTATATTGTTGGGTGAATGTGGTCCCGGTCATTGAATGGTGTGCCGTCGGCATCTGCATCTTATTGTAATGGAGTATGGTATTTATTTATGGCTGTTGCTAGGCAAAATggaataaagaataattcttctGCCTCGAAAAATCAAACTGAAGATATTATCTAACCACTATTCTAAAGATTAGAGATGAGTTTCTTTTTTTAAAggtcttctcaaaaaaaaaaaaaaacttttttttaaaggtCGGATAAAGGTTAATGAGATTGTCCGAATATTTTAGGATTAGGTGGAAACATATGTTTTGTGCTTTCTTTCATTTGCCCCTCTTTTATAGATGGAGAGTGAACAGTATATTTCTGGAATAAAATCTATGATATGCTGTTATTGCTGAATGCATATGGCAAACAGGCAAAGGCCTTACACGAGACAACAAACACAttattgagaccataatttacTCCACTCAAAATGACCATCCACATttgtccaattaattaattagtgcaCTATAGGTGAAATGATTTAACAATAATTTTCTGGATATTGTTGTCAGGGATACACGCACCATTTTCTCACTCTaacaagtactccctccgtcccactctaataggctcacttcttttgggcatgaagattaagaaacttattttttaggaGAAAGTGATATGGTCCAAAGCaattaagtacatttttttactcaaaatgggAAATGGGCCTATtctagtgggacgtcccaaaaggGAAAACAAGCCTATtagaatgggacggagggagtaacaagtAACAAGTGCCTTGTTCTCCTCAGTTCTGAGCACTGAGCCCTAGGGTTAAATGGTAgaatatacaatttttttaagtaaataaagaaattttaaagaccACGTGAGGGAAGGCTCAAACCCAAGACCTCGAGTCTTAGCATTAACCTTCTACCACTAgaccaacacatgcacacagAAGAATATACAATTAACATTAACTAGAGTGGACCAAGCATGAAATTGTCATTATCAGTTTATTGGATACGTCTTATGACAAATGATATTATTGGGTTAAAGCAATATATGTGGTTTGAATAATATCCATAGTAATTAAAAGTGAGAATGGACTACGTGCACAAATCCTGACAAATTGTTATCATAAATCTTTGTATGTGCAATTCTTGTGAATAATAAAAAGTATAATAGATAATAGATTCCACCAAATTGTGACATACTAGATGTGGTATAAGTTCATGTTTTCTGTTTTTGTCAGATGTCCTTGATAGCTATGAGTATAAAATTTGGAATCAAGATGTCTGGTTCTTATGTAATTGCTACTCTTATTTTACAGGGTGTTTACTATTATTTCTATCAAATATTCAGGAACAAGGCCGAGGTTGCTGCTCTTGAACGAAAGAGGAAAGGTTTTGGTGATGGATCAGTTGGAATGCTCTCATCGCTTGTGGTTGCTGCTATGGCTGGGTAATATACTCTTCCCTGGAGTACTTGTTACGCATAGTTAGTTAGTATTTCCCGTTACTTGCAAAGACTGTATCTCCTCATTGCCCCCTTGATTTGACTTTCTTAAACCATAAAAGGTCTCATGTGTACATTTGTGAATGTAATCATGGAAAATACATTGGGAAATCTAAGAAGCCATCagttcaataaaaaaattactggGCTTCCATAATGGCACAATGATAATTTCCTTGGTAGGCGGCCAACACTGAACTATATCTTCTGGTCTAACTTTGAGGTTTTCTAACTCATCAAGCTGTGATGCTTTTGAAGCAATGGTAAAAACGTAATCAATCAATTGTGTATTCCAAGTGTTTATATGTTTTCATTCAGCTATATATTTCTGCAGTTATTATTGTAAAGGATTAATCGTGTGTATGCTATCAGTCTGACTCTGACCATGAGTTATTGATTTGTTTAGCTGTTTGGGTCTGAAGATACGTGATAGATGTACTATGTTTTCTtatatgtaaaaaataaatattttttaatttatcttttttaaCATGAACATGGATTCTTCTCCAGGCACTATCCCGTTTTACATTTGTATGCAAAAAATCAGATCAACGTCATACAATTTTATCCTTATTGTATTTGGAAGTAGATTCCATTTTGCAGAAGGTGACAGATGACCTTATAAACTTTTCCTCCTCAACAGGTGTGTGAATGTGCTGCTGACAAATCCTATTTGGGTGGTCGTGACTCGCATGCAGGTCTTGATTCATCCTACCTTTTTGCTATGCATTAACTGTTTGAATTGTGCTCAAAATGGTTGGTTTATTTTTCAGATTTCAGTGCTTCATATTTTGTAGTTCATGttcctaattttattttaggcCTAATTTGTATGAGTAGAAGCAAGAGTGGAGTTTGAAATCTAGTTAGATCTTTTTGTGAATGGTTCTGTTTCTGCAGCTCTTTTCTGCACACTGCTGCTGCACTGGATTCTATGTGCAGTTGCAGCCAATTGGTCAAAAACCCTCCCTGAATCTATTGTGTGTTAGTTGTTCCATTTATAGAATATTAATTTGGAGTGTGCTGGTAATACTAGAGATACTAACCATGTCAATGCAGTTTGGTTCAGAAATGAGCATAtggtaatttatatataaggcTCTTTTGCATGTTCTATATCTATACTGTATGCTGAAGTACATACCTCTGTTATACAATTGAAGATGAATTGATCAACTACTAATTAGGTTTTGAGAAGAAGCTACTTTTGTTTTTGCTAGGCATATATCTTTAGCTTATTCTTGGTAAAAATTGCAGACACACACAAAGAAAAGCCAACCAAATCGTACGGGTTTGCTGTCTTCTGATGATATAATTCCTTCTGCAGTGGAACCTCCTCCATTTGGTACGACACTTGCGGTATGTACACAGTTTCTATTTGTTTATTAGAATACTAGAAAATAATATTTGACATATATAAAGTGTTTTACTCAGTATGACTCATTCACATATATGAAGTGTTCACTCAGTACAACCATTCACTCATGTGCTTCCCAGACTTATACTTGTATCTTTATTGAAGAATGCTTGAAAATTATTTAGGTCCTCATTTGTTAGGTCAGGTGAGCCATAAAGCCTTGGTGTTTTAATCTACTTTCCTTTGGCTTGGACTGTAAATTTTTCTGTGGTGGATTCTATGAACCCAAATAGGTAGATTTGATATGTATTCTATTGTTTCTTATATGTTTCTTTACCCTTTTTTGTGACTGTTGTGGTTTGACCAAGAACTTTTTAGTATGCGGTTTAACAAAAATTGCTGCCCTGTCTTACTACGTCTCTTATATCCTCACTTCCTCAATGCCCTTCGAAGTTTGGTGACCTTATTAGGTTTAGCATTTTTTTGCCTCCCTAAGTTTATTATTAGTATGATCTGAAAATGGTGCTTCCATTTTTCTTTGACTTCAAATATATTTTGACTTGATCTCTTGCACTTTACTCGAATTTCTTTTCGGCTTCATGAGTATGTTCTTATCCTCAGATTCAAGAAGTTTATGGTGAAGGGGGAGTCTTGGGATTTTGGAGAGGTGTTTTCCCCACACTGATAATGGTATGTGCAAAATTACTCTAGTTGCTAttgcttttttatttattaatgatCCTTGATGTTGTCGCAGGTAAGCAATCCTTCAATACAGTTTATGCTGTATGAGACTCTCCTGAAGAGGCTGAAGAAGCGACGGCTTTCAAGCAGTAAGGGTAACAGTAATGTAACTGCCTTGgaggtaattttttttaggggtaATAGCCGCTAAATCCATgagaaattttcattttctggtttatatcatgaccccTAATTTTGGCGgctaaatacaccaatttttaaTTGGTTCTGATTTTTCCCTCGATTTAGAAATCCGGCGAAATCTAAACTGACGTGGacgccggaatgccaacgtggcagccggaataaccacgtcacacacacacacacacactccccactctctctctcacacaccccactttctctctctcttacacGTCACCACTCTCTCACAGCTTCAcaactctctctcatctctcggCTCCGCCGCCCTCCGCCTTGACCGCCACCACAGCTCCGGCCGGTAGCTTCGCTGGCCCAGAGCCTTCGCCTCTGCTCTCTCTTGCTCATCTCCTCCGCCTCAAACAGATCGAGCTTGAGCTTCCGCCTCTGCTTCTCTCTCTCGCTTATCTCCCCCCTACGCCGCCCTCCACAACCTCCAAATTCATTCCACAACACCAAATTCACAATTCTCTCAAACGGCGACGTCGAATCAGAATGGGAGGGGGGTCGAGCCCTGTTGTGAACAAGAATTCAGAGAGAGATAAGCTCTGGTGCAGGGCGTCGAATTCTCCGGAAGAGCGGCATTTCCCGTCGAACTGATGGggggaaattagggctcaccCTTTTGCCTCGATTGTGGGAGAGTGAGGTGCAGAGACGAGGATGTGAGATGGGCTGAAGCAGCGGCCGTTTGCCATTCTTCAGGTTGCAGCGGCGGGATTTCGTAGGGAGAGGGGTGGCCGGGAAAGAGAGAGGAGGGGGCAGCGCTGTGCTTGGCGGCATGGACCAGTCGCCGGAGGAAGGGCGTTGGTCTAGTCGGCGACGGAGACGGTCGAAAAATGGTGGTGGCGCCGGGGTGGAGAAGGAGGAGGGTTTGCGCagggggtgggggaaggggaggggGTGACGTGGCTAGATTAGgggatataattaataattttattcttaattaaatataaactaattttaattaataatgaaacgacgtcgttttgtctaAGTACTTGCCACGTCAGTTTCGATTTCGCCGGAGTCCTTTGCCGTGGGAAAAATTAGAACCAAttaaaaattggtgtatttagcCGCCAAAATTAggggtcatgatataaaccagaaaatgaaaatttctcATGGATTTACCGGCTATTACCCCTTTTTTTTAATACTTCATCGTCTGGATTTTCATATATTATTGTGCTATTGGTTTCTTAGAGATTACTACGTCATTGTGGTTAGATATTTTTGCTGGGAGCTTTGGCAAAACTTGGAGCTACAGTTGTGACATATCCTCTTCTGGTTGTCAAGGTAACACTTAAATTCTTATTTAGTGATTGCAGAATTTCTATATGATCAGCCTATTCAATATATTGGCTTCACTTGAAATATGTTACCAGATAGTCAGTATATTTGTTTCTGTTGTGAAGATGTAGTATGGAATTTTATTTTTGCAAATTGTCGACATGTTCGTTATAGTCTATAGTGTACATAAATTCGAGCCAAGTTTGATGTATCGTGGCTGTTTCCTTGGGATATTTAATGTTCACTTGAGGTCTCTCTTCCCGCAGTCACGGCTTCAAGCAAAGCAAATG
This window encodes:
- the LOC131005842 gene encoding peroxisomal nicotinamide adenine dinucleotide carrier: MSDALINGLAGAGGGIIAQLITYPLQTVNTRQQTERDPKKERRKIGTLEQMYQVVKQEGWDRLYGGLAPSLVGTATSQGVYYYFYQIFRNKAEVAALERKRKGFGDGSVGMLSSLVVAAMAGCVNVLLTNPIWVVVTRMQTHTKKSQPNRTGLLSSDDIIPSAVEPPPFGTTLAIQEVYGEGGVLGFWRGVFPTLIMVSNPSIQFMLYETLLKRLKKRRLSSSKGNSNVTALEIFLLGALAKLGATVVTYPLLVVKSRLQAKQMVADKRHQYRGTLDAIAKMIRYEGCYGFYKGMSTKIVQSVLAAAVLFMVKEELVKGSRWLLTKGVVDPVKSKPR